The following nucleotide sequence is from Bactrocera oleae isolate idBacOlea1 chromosome 2, idBacOlea1, whole genome shotgun sequence.
CTCAGGAAGAGACCGCGATTCTGTCCCAAACAATCAAGCATGTCGGTGACCTTTTTGCCCACTTTGAGCACAGTCACAACACTGGATATATAACCGATAGAACGAGCGTGTGCCCAACCGAAGACGATTATGTTGTTGTCACCATGGCTCAAAAAATAATCGCGAATATTCTTATTCATATCGGCTTTGTAACTCTGAAGTCAGCCGTGAATTAAAACTCTGTTGATATTTAGAGAATAATATCAGATATATACTTACACGAAATACTGCGCTTTAAACACACTTACTTAGTGAGGTTGTTGGCATTGAAGTTCGAGTTCAAAATGGTTTGAGCGGCGACAGTAATTTTTTTGGAGTAGTTGGATTTTTTTGTGTATACAGATAATACTTAACGGGCACTAAGTCGGTCTAAGGCTTCCTGTTTCTCACTCTCCGCGATTTTACTTTCCCCCTCTTCATTAATGAGTTATCGACTTGTGGTATATACCAGCCATTTTCGCCGTTCTCACGGCTCTCTTCCACAAGAAAAGCCGAAATAGCAGCTGCGAAATAAAGATAGAACCAGTGTCATTAGATTTCAATTAATCTGAGCGTTTTCGAAGTAAATAATTACTTGCTAagcgaaaattgccaaaatatGCAACGCGTTCATTTCTTTAGAtgtcaaggatgacatgatacgcaactctttgaatcgagagcgctgtaaaagtccacattttttataacatttgacaatggtgccactaaggaaaaaaatacgttttgagatttttaatgtattttttgggtatttttcggtttccattttacagaaaaaaatacataattaaaattagttcaaCAAGCTATATATCCTATATGACgtctaaatatatgcaaatgtatattttaatcacaaaagattttcaaaattaacatttaaaactaaatttaacaaaatattttaagatttcaaaatacttacaagttttaaataacctgaacatgaacattacttattttttatatactcaataaacaaatatcttttgataatttattaggaagtcaaagtttaaaaatatttgctggaaattctaaccaaaatatgtacaagtatatctgttgacaattggtactgctaagcgaaacaatactctgcgacaaaatacctgctctttcttaaaatcaaaactatatttaatctctttaaataaaagttagaaACACTTGTGAAAGTCACTAAAAATtctgatctcacaaataacCCACTGACTTCGAAATTGATTTAagcgggattcttagtggtagttcgttattttgcttgtcatctgttcagtagctcatgaactcgtggtttacTTTGGTAGCAccgaaagttcatgagctctctcagaaagcAAAGTTTCAGaaagagtttcgtatcatgGTATCCATGTTAGATGTGTCAAGAAACAATTGACCCCAATAAATGTGACAAGCTTTATATATTCAGCGTTATCTACTGAAAGATActttgcattaaaattaaattaatcacTTTTTAATCATTTAGCGTCACTGACACATAGTAACGATAAATGTTCGAGATTTTAATTACGGACACACATGTGACTGATTTGTAGTGTGTGGCCATAATTTGGCGAAGATTGCACGCTTTGCCACCAACGAACCAGATAATAACTTAAGTCgcaaaatataatttagttgTTAATGTTAGCAATTTTATATTTGGCATggtttaataatttcattagatcttgataataaaatatttcgattaCTTTGACGTGTTGCGGAAAGTCCATATCAGTTATTTGTTATCATTatgcaaaaattgttattattccTTTGAGTAgaatgattttttttcgaatgaCAGCATTACTTTTTGaagatagaaaaaatttaaactggtaTTGTCACCGGATGGGCCTttactaattaattatatattataataataaaataaattaaagattttattatcttgtatgtatatattttacttttagaaAGTTCGTAATACATTTGGGTGAAATAGGAAGAATACCAGGACCACAAACTACTAGGCATATAAGGATTACTTTCGAAACTAGAGCAAGTGGGCTAATACCTTTCTATTGGCAACATATGattaataaaatgatttccaTTCCGCGATTTGTATACCGTATTTCACCTAACGTAAAGTCATTTGAATGATGTGAGTCAATGTCTTCCCATATAGCCATACACTCACTCAATATTGATTTCTTTGAAACAGATTGATAATCGATATTTGTGAGAACTTAAGGCTCGGATACGTGCAAATAAAGCACTTCCATATTTACATGGTAACATGGTGAGAAGTGAACATTATGCCTATTGGAGGAAGCTATCAAAACCCCTTTTCCAAACATTTACACCTATACTTACTCCTTTGCACTTATAGAACTTTATTTCTtcttctaaatttaaaataaaattaaggaatttatttatattttgtgggaagttgatttaattttgaagGGTTAAGTGGAAAATTGCTTCTTGGCGAATTATAACTTGATTACCCATATtcttcaaaaactaaaaattatagcCTTAATATAAGGAATAGCTTACTAATCCAATCTGCAAAGATACATATTATTTCCCCAAATGTATTTATATCTCGATAGATTTAAGAAATATAATCATTATCTCCTTCCTTTTTTAACGACAAGAATTCTTTTACAGTGTACTTAGCACGTTTTTGCAACATATTGTAATAAGCTGATTTTACTAAcaattaactttatttataccgtttattatttatgtttgtttacaTACGTATTTACTAAGTTTatgatttgtttaatttattgtagTGTGTATAGCGAATAGGCCCAAAAGTAATTGAGATAATGAATGAAAGCAAAGAACGTTGACGTAGCTgatagtatataaaaaactatttcagCTCACGGtgctttttatttcttatttggaTAATTGCTTGGAGTATAAGAAAAAAGAGTTTTTAAGTATaagaaaattaagtaaatattaacTTATAGTAGATTTCTCACATTACTAAGTAGTTACTAATTTAAATTATGTAGACTTAAtgtgacatattaaaaatagatTGGTCTCTATCGATTAAAAACTATCCTGtaaatgatatatattatatatcagcaaTGGGCATGCCCGCTTCTTACTTAGATTAGTCATGCCGAAGTCCGGATATTTACTGCCAGTACCTCCCGTAATGCCATTTTTCCCATGAATCCATGCTAATGACAATAATGTTAAGTTGTTTGATGCACTCCAGTACCATTGATTTGCTTTAAACGTAAGGGATTATCTGATGTGTCGCTGGAATATCACTGAGAATGATTAAGCGTTCTCTATGATAGTTTTTCTCTAAAATAATCTCGAGTAATGGACGCAGATCTCagcttaacaaatatttttaaataatgattTTGGTAAAACCACGAACGGTGTTGTTTACAATAACAATGAAATTTTGAGCGTTCGATACAGTCATGACGTTGTCAATGTGTTGTAATACCAGTGAAGAAGAAAGGTCATAAAGTGGTATTTATTCTAATATTCCAATAATTTCTCCACAAAGTTTCATAAACACTGGAGGTTTTACGTGCAATAAGAGCGAAATTCGTGTTAGTGAAGAGCTTAGTTAATTTAAAAGTTACTACATATCTATTATTTATTGCTTGAATGTCTAACGAAGAGTTCCGCGTACAATAATCCTTATAAaactataccatatatatacatatataaatatatacatgggTAATTCATCCGCTAAAAATGACATACCCACCTGAAacgatgaaaaattaaaattacgatTAAATATGCATTTTGCCATAAAATTCCATACACTACTTGCAGTGTATATTTCTAGTATCTTATCTTCCTAATAATAAGCCGCATTGGCGTACTTAATCGATATTTTACTAAAACGGCggctttttatcaattaaattttaaatgttttcatcAAGATAATGTCGGAGCTATCGCATTTGATTTTTTCATCAATAAACTTCTATCTTGCCAATATGGGTTTGTATTGATCGATGCATTTCAAAGCAACAGATGCCCCacttgttatataaattgagTTGAGTTCATTCAAGAATTATTAGTATTTTCTATTGACTTAACAATGAAAGtcgtaataattttagcaatcTGTTCGCTGACCACAGGTAATTTACCGCTGGTTATAATCAGTGCATGACAATTTATTAGCATGTCCTTAGTTGTAGCCGTAGCCAGCCCTGAGGGAAGAAGTGAGAACAGTGAGAATGGTTGGTATATTCCTCAAGCTGATGGCTCATTAGTTTGGGTCTCAACCGAAGAGGGTGAACAAATGTTGGCTGATTTAGAGGAGAAAGAAGAAATAGAGGGTCGCATTTTACCAGTACCAGTGACTTTCTACCTGTACACAAATAGAAACCCGTTTAAAGgacaaaaaattactgaaactgCCAAATCCATTACCAATTCCGACTTCGATGCTAGCAATCCAACGAGGTATGATATAAACTGGTTGAAAAGTCTTTTAAAAAGCTGTTAAGTAAGTATATAAGTAAACATCTAAATTCTACAGATTCGTTATACATGGTTGGACTCAGAGCTACACTGCCGGTATGAATAAAGATATTCGTGCTGCCTGGTTGGGACGAGGAAAATACAATGTGATCATTGTGGATTGGACACGAGCACGTTCCGTTGACTATGCCTCCTCTGTTGTTGCTGTACCTAAGGTAGGCAAAAAGGTGGCCAGCATGATTAACTATTTGGTCGAGAACTTTGGTATGAGTTTGGATGAAACCGAAGTTATCGGTCACAGTTTGGGTGCTCATGTGGCCGGTTATGCGGGTAAGAACACTAAAAAGGGCTTGCTTCACGCCATAGTCGGTTTGGACCCTGCCCTACCACTCTTTAGTTACAACAAGCCCGACAAACGTTTGAATGCCAACGATGCTCATTATGTCGAGTCCATTCAGACCAATGGCGGTCAATTGGGTTTCCTTAAACCAATTGGTAAGGGCGCTTTCTACCCGAACGGTGGTAAGACTCAACCTGGTTGTGTTTTGGATGTAACTGGTGCCTGCAGTCATGCTCGCTCCACCGCCTACTACGCCGAAGCTGTGGCGCGTGATGACTTCCCCAGTATGCGTTGTAGTGACTATGAGGGAGCAGTGAGGGATGAATGTGGCGGCTCTTACagtggtgtgaaaatgggtgccGTGACAAATGCTTATATGGTGAATGGTGATTATTATGTGCCCGTACGTAGTTCTTCACCTTATGGTTTCGGTTCGGCTTAAAATAATTGCACATAAAGTGATGAAAATAACGAATTTACtagaaaatacaagtatattgataTGAAAgtataagtaattttttatttataaagtgtCTTGCATGCGATTCAAACGGCTTTAGGCGCTAGGCTAGTAATTCTCCGAAACATAATTGTGGTTAGCGTTGCAAGCAgtgtattaaacatttttattaaatattttttgttatccCAAATACGgagctgaaaaataaaaaattttaaatcccacgtatttaattaataatttaaaaaataaattgttttagaattaacaatttttctcGTTTGCGTATTTCTTTTTCTACTATTTTATAATTCAACTTCAATACTCTAGAGCACAGGGCGGCAAATTTACACATACAGActacaaatcaaaatttttaatttttaaatcccAAATATTTTGGAATTCTACATTCCGATGTtaggataaaaaataaaattttcatcggGATTGAGAATTGAAAATCAAATGCTGAATGCTAACCTCaggtttaaaaaatgaaaatttagttcttaatccaaaatttttgaattaatacaTTCGCAACCCCGATTATAGTATTAAAAACTGGTTAAAGCCAGATTATTCTTCAACTCTTCACTAAGTTCATTGCTGAACTTAACTTTCACTCGAAATGAATTCTGAGAAACCCAGTTATGTACTATTAAAAATCGTTTGAAGTTATGATCTTCAGTAGTATTTATATCCAAATGTACATGCCACAACAACAAGCGCTAAGTTACTTTCGCAATTTGCGCGGTTAGTAGGCGGGGAAATTATTTCGGGTGTTAacaaaactttgtattaaataagtaaggaaggcttaagttcgggtgtaaccgaacattttatactctcgataTTCgcaattatattacaaaatcttgcgtaagaattcaatattcattttgAAGAAATCGAAtatattacaatcaaatttggtatcttattaactcatattatttatcataaaatgatttaatttaattacttatatTGGCCTACATACTACTACTAAGTACATGGGGGCTTTGGAAACCAATCACCCGATTTTACTTATTCAGCCATAGATACtcaggtccacatattcggtatcatGGGGCCGATTTCGTGACATTTGATGTCATATCTCACGTGACCTATTTGTATACATTTGTCTTCCGATAACTTCCCTGATGTTCGAAATGTATACTGTACAATGAAGGAAATAAGTAGAGTGTAAAAGTTTGTTTTATGGAATGTAGGCGTTGTTGTTTTCCATATTTGCGCACTCCCACACTGTATTGTATTATGATGTCAATATAATGTTCTGTAAAGAATTATGTTGAAAGAAGTTCAGTATTTTcagagatataggatttcacataAAATTGGGGCGCCGCCCCGCCGATTgtccaactcttacagcgaccCTATACAGCCTTTCCCTATCATCTTATTTGTGAAATCTAGTGCTTCTGGGGTATTTACTTATTGTGTTATCGCAGATTTagaagttttcaatataaccgttatatggggagtgggtgttACGAAGATTTTCCGGGAGCGAAATAGGTTGAAATAGTTATaatggtttgtgagatatgatGCCTAGGAACATATGtagtaaatttcattaagatatctcaagttttactcaagcTATCGCTTGCACGTGCAGATAAGGAGACAAACGGATGAATACACAATCACCCgtaattcaactcgtctcttgatcctgatcatgtatatatatattaccctatatctaactgaATTCATGTCTTTAACATCTTTCTAAtgacattacatttttttacagtGTACCCATCACTATTTGGTAATATACGATTATTGTTATGAGCTGATTTTACtagcaattaaatttatttttactgcttcttatttatgtttgtttacatacacatttactaagtttattatttgttaaCTTTATCGTGATTTGTTGTAGTGCTTATAGCATGTATAGGGAGATAACCGATATCAGCACAGGGGTCTAAATTGATTTATAGTtaacataaaagaaataaaacataaGTGGTCCGATTTTTCAAGGCCAAGTTATAATAAAAACGCGGACTTACAAAATTGTTGCTTTTTAACTCAAATAAACTCAATACAAGTCAAAATCCAGTTTTGTTCGAAGCTAAATTAAGTGAGTTAGCTCTCAAGAGAATAGTTCCAGAATAGGCAAATTTAACAGTAAAGATGAGTATGAGATGTACTTTATACAAAATGAGGAAAATGTATACATTCATGGCAATGTGGCAAGTTCGTAACAAAATGCCCGTTCTTTAACTTAggttaaattaatttacatcAGCTTACTGTCGATATACTAAATAGTTAGCGGAAGAGATTAAATACAACTTCTTGAAATgtgctttcaaattttcttcTTCCGATTCCAAAAACAAtagttgtataaaaatatgaaattcgaTTTCTAAAACCAAACCTAATCATTCAAATGATGATGATCAGAAACTTTGATTAGCAagcagcgaatcgaacaaacaatacCAGAGTTTCAACTTCctaacctttttttttatttttttacaccaATTCCGACTTCGATGCTAGCAATCCAACGAGGTATGATATAAActgattgaaaaaaattgtttacatggGTATAACCTCTAAATTCTAATATAGATGCGTTATTCATGGTTGGAGTCAGAGCTATATCGCCGGTATGAATAAGGATATTCGTGCTGCCTGGTTGGGACGAGGAAAATACAATGTGATCATTGTGGATTGGACACGAGCACGTTCCGTTGACTATGCCTCCTCTGTTGTTGCTGTACCTAAGGTAGGCAAAAAGGTGGCCAGCATGATTAACTTCTTGGTCGAGAACTTTGGTATGCATTTGGGTGAAACCGTAGTGATCGGTCACAGTTTGGGTGCTCATGTGGCCGGTTATGCGGGTAAGAAAACTAAAAAGGGCTTGTTTCACGCCATAGTCGGTTTGTACCCCTCCCTACCACTCTTCAGTTACAACATGCCCGACAAACGTTTAAATGCCAACGATGTTCATTATGTCAAGTCCATTCAGACCAACGGCGGTCAATTGGGTTTCCTGAAGCCAATTGGTAAGGGCGCGTTCCACCCGAACGGTGGTAAGACTCAACATAGTTG
It contains:
- the LOC138859039 gene encoding phospholipase A1-like isoform X1, with product MKVVIILAICSLTTVVAVASPEGRSENSENGWYIPQADGSLVWVSTEEGEQMLADLEEKEEIEGRILPVPVTFYLYTNRNPFKGQKITETAKSITNSDFDASNPTRFVIHGWTQSYTAGMNKDIRAAWLGRGKYNVIIVDWTRARSVDYASSVVAVPKVGKKVASMINYLVENFGMSLDETEVIGHSLGAHVAGYAGKNTKKGLLHAIVGLDPALPLFSYNKPDKRLNANDAHYVESIQTNGGQLGFLKPIGKGAFYPNGGKTQPGCVLDVTGACSHARSTAYYAEAVARDDFPSMRCSDYEGAVRDECGGSYSGVKMGAVTNAYMVNGDYYVPVRSSSPYGFGSA
- the LOC138858998 gene encoding phospholipase A1-like, with product MNKDIRAAWLGRGKYNVIIVDWTRARSVDYASSVVAVPKVGKKVASMINFLVENFGMHLGETVVIGHSLGAHVAGYAGKKTKKGLFHAIVGLYPSLPLFSYNMPDKRLNANDVHYVKSIQTNGGQLGFLKPIGKGAFHPNGGKTQHSCLLDVTRGCSHACSYVYYAEAVARDDFPSMHCGDYQEAVKDNCGSSYSGVKMGAVTNAYMVNGDYYVPVHSSSLYGFGYA
- the LOC138859039 gene encoding phospholipase A1-like isoform X2; this encodes MKVVIILAICSLTTAVASPEGRSENSENGWYIPQADGSLVWVSTEEGEQMLADLEEKEEIEGRILPVPVTFYLYTNRNPFKGQKITETAKSITNSDFDASNPTRFVIHGWTQSYTAGMNKDIRAAWLGRGKYNVIIVDWTRARSVDYASSVVAVPKVGKKVASMINYLVENFGMSLDETEVIGHSLGAHVAGYAGKNTKKGLLHAIVGLDPALPLFSYNKPDKRLNANDAHYVESIQTNGGQLGFLKPIGKGAFYPNGGKTQPGCVLDVTGACSHARSTAYYAEAVARDDFPSMRCSDYEGAVRDECGGSYSGVKMGAVTNAYMVNGDYYVPVRSSSPYGFGSA